One part of the Drosophila teissieri strain GT53w chromosome 3R, Prin_Dtei_1.1, whole genome shotgun sequence genome encodes these proteins:
- the LOC122620511 gene encoding solute carrier family 35 member B1 homolog has protein sequence MNLPERSRFVIYAVGIFVCYFLYGIVQEKLTRGRYGEEVQSDGSVGERFTYALALVWVQCLCNYVFAKVLLTIRPQKEDTTNAGSYVACSLTYLLAMVSTNMAMRWVPYPTAVVGKSAKPIPVMILGVLIGRKSYSWTRYACVLTIVLGVILFMYKEGKVSNLPAETTVLGEVLLFLSLSMDGLTGAVQERIRAASAPSGQQMMRAMNFWSTLMLGVAMVFTGEAKEFLYFTIRHPEAWTHLSLIAVCGVLGQFFIFLMVACFGPLACSVVTTTRKFFTVLCSVLLFGNVLIARQWLGAVLVFAALFVDMLYGKKAPLASAKKPPVEGKLSEEKKLNS, from the exons ATGAATCTGCCGGAACGCAGCCGCTTTGTGATCTACGCCGTCGGCATCTTCGTATGCTACTTCTTGTACGGAATTGTCCAGGAGAAGTTGACTCGGGGCCGCTACGGCGAGGAGGTCCAGTCAGACGGATCCGTGGGAGAACGCTTTACGTATGCCTTGGCCCTTGTTTGGGTACAGTGCCTCTGCAACTATGTGTTTGCCAAGG TGCTCCTAACGATTAGGCCGCAAAAGGAGGACACTACCAATGCGGGATCCTACGTGGCCTGCTCGCTGACGTATCTGCTTGCCATGGTTTCCACCAATATGGCCATGCGCTGGGTTCCCTATCCTACTGCTGTCGTGGGTAAATCCGCCAAACCCATCCCCGTTATGATCCTGGGCGTGCTGATTGGTCGCAAATCCTACAGCTGGACGCGCTATGCCTGCGTTCTTACCATTGTCCTGGGCGTTATCCTGTTTATGTACAAGGAGGGCAAGGTGTCCAATTTGCCGGCAGAGACCACCGTACTCGGCGAGGTTCTGCTCTTCCTCAGCCTCTCAATGGACGGATTAACTGGAGCTGTTCAGGAGCGCATTCGAGCGGCCAGTGCGCCCTCGGGTCAGCAGATGATGAGGGCCATGAATTTCTGGAGCACCCTGATGTTAGGCGTTGCCATGGTATTTACAG GTGAGGCCAAGGAGTTTTTGTACTTCACCATCCGCCATCCCGAGGCGTGGACCCATTTGTCGCTGATAGCTGTGTGCGGCGTGCTCGGTCAGTTCTTCATCTTCCTGATGGTGGCCTGCTTTGGACCGCTGGCCTGCTCCGTGGTTACGACGACGCGAAAATTCTTTACCGTCCTGTGCTCTGTTCTGCTGTTCGGAAACGTCCTGATTGCCCGCCAGTGGCTTGGAGCTGTCCTGGTGTTCGCCGCCCTTTTTGTGGACATGCTGTACGGCAAGAAGGCGCCTCTGGCTTCGGCTAAAAAGCCTCCAGTTGAGGGAAAGCTATCCGAGGAAAAGAAGCTAAATTCGTAG
- the LOC122619753 gene encoding ubiquitin carboxyl-terminal hydrolase 8 isoform X1, translated as MAKLKKLHMSSNLEDLEKMSIIPDLRSKGMKILLNTARKLYMTAEEYRLDGDEELAYITYMKYFNMLTAIHKKSDYASHKATVRQMLGDTESNRRIMDTLEVIINSLRDRYAQQRQEPEPIAPDLVSNGRVSLDSPITPPTQYARLGLITCQDLYRRMQEKSVLVMDCRPNADYEASHLTYYCAFNVPEELITPGMSAGRLQARLSSSGKASWASRSVKDSVVLMDWNTKDAQPAANTAISTLLDILKNWDPDVTYRAPIQIVEGGYEYFIMMYPTHSTNPSVQAPQQNNNDIETIDDIEYPSIHDITMKEDISAKDFRSRPDINRANKPAANRTYDQGISRSSPPAKPIAEIMRDQAEFLQRAEQNDEQLERASKMWKRHAAEGDGLTATEDQELHFRILQLESKAQDYIVENNRLREELTRIQELHNVTQQLSQKEVEATRNIESKIRERQRLDEQHELERQERERLLAIARETKKHYKSPTSSGPPSPGRNLEDLQVVSDSLESLLQLNGEDTTLAPNKVERPTFDRAMKPQARNVERTSQRVRDFSPVTGQNVGRGLTGLKNLGNTCYMNSILQCLSNTPQLTEYCISDKYKNYISRSNKTNGQVIEEVAALIKELWNGQYKCVASRDLRYVVGQYQKIFRGVDQQDSHEFLTILMDWLHSDLQTLHVPRQREMISASEKAWLEFTKAKESMILHLFYGQMKSTVKCVACHKESATYESFSNLSLELPPNSNVCQLNQCMDMYFSGERIHGWNCPNCKTKRDAIKKLDISKLPPVMVVHLKRFYADPSNSGAYMKKQNYLRFPLENLDMNPYIARAESRAVTPKTYQLYAVSNHYGTMEGGHYTAFCKSANYGKWFKFDDQVVSALDSSNVVSSAAYILFYTWLPPMQVSL; from the exons ATGGCCAAGTTGAAGAAGCTGCATATGAGCTCCAACCTGGAGGACCTGGAGAAGATGTCTATCATTCCGGATCTGCGCAGCAAGGGCATGAAAAT CCTGCTGAACACCGCCCGCAAACTGTACATGACCGCCGAGGAGTACAGACTGGATGGCGACGAGGAGCTGGCCTACATCACCTACATGAAGTACTTTAATATGCTGACCGCGATTCACAAAAAGTCCGATTACGCCAGCCACAAGGCGACGGTGCGCCAGATGCTGGGCGACACCGAATCGAATCGCCGCATTATGGACACGCTGGAGGTGATTATCAACTCCCTGCGGGATCGATATGCTCAGCAGCGCCAGGAGCCAGAACCAATTGCTCCCGACCTGGTCAGCAATGGGCGTGTAAGTCTGGACTCGCCGATAACACCGCCAACACAGTACGCCCGACTTGGACTGATAACCTGTCAGGATCTGTACCGGCGAATGCAAGAGAAATCGGTTCTAGTTATGGACTGTCGCCCAAACGCCGACTACGAGGCCTCCCACCTCACTTACTACTGTGCATTTAATGTGCCTGAGGAGTTGATAACGCCAGG AATGTCGGCTGGCAGATTGCAGGCTCGTctcagcagcagtggcaaggCATCGTGGGCATCGCGTTCCGTCAAGGATTCAGTGGTGCTTATGGACTGGAACACCAAGGATGCCCAACCGGCGGCCAACACAGCCATTTCAACCCTGCTCGACATCCTGAAGAAC TGGGATCCTGATGTGACTTACCGCGCACCCATTCAGATTGTCGAGGGCGGTTACGAGTACTTCATTATGATGTACCCAACTCATTCCACTAATCCCAGTGTACAGGCGCCGCAGCAGAACAACAACGATATTGAGACCATCGATGACATTGAGTATCCCTCAATTCACGACATCACCATGAAGGAGGATATTAGTGCGAAGGACTTCAGATCAAGACCAGACATAAATCGGGCCAACAAGCCCGCGGCCAATCGGACTTATGACCAGGGAATTTCCCGTTCTTCTCCGCCGGCTAAACCCATCGCTGAGATCATGCGTGATCAGGCTGAGTTTTTGCAGCGCGCGGAACAGAACGATGAGCAGTTGGAGAGGGCCTCAAAAATGTGGAAGCGTCACGCAGCAGAGGGTGATGGTTTGACTGCTACCGAGGACCAGGAGTTGCACTTCAGGATCCTACAGTTGGAGAGCAAGGCCCAAGACTAT ATAGTTGAAAACAATCGACTGCGAGAAGAACTAACTCGCATACAAGAGCTACACAATGTTACGCAGCAGTTGTCGCAAAAGGAGGTCGAGGCAACGAGGAATATAGAGTCTAAGATACGGGAACGACAACGCTTGGACGAGCAGCATGAACTTGAACGTCAGGAGCGGGAGCGTCTTTTGGCGATCGCTCGCGAGacaaaaaaacattataaatcACCAACATCTTCGGGTCCGCCATCGCCGGGCAGGAACTTGGAGGACTTACAGGTCGTGTCAGACAGCCTAGAATCCCTGCTGCAGTTAAATGGCGAGGATACGACACTTGCGCCAAACAAGGTGGAAAGGCCAACATTCGATAGGGCGATGAAACCGCAGGCGAGGAACGTGGAGAGGACATCGCAACGCGTTCGTGATTTCTCGCCCGTCACTGGTCAGAATGTG GGTCGTGGCCTGACTGGTTTGAAGAATCTGGGCAACACCTGCTATATGAACAGCATACTGCAGTGCCTCAGCAACACGCCTCAGTTGACGGAGTACTGCATCTCGGACAAATACAAGAATTACATCAGCAGAAGCAACAAGACCAATGGGCAAGTGATCGAGGAGGTGGCTGCACTCATCAAAGAGCTTTGGAATGGACAGTACAAGTGTGTGGCTAGCCGAGACTTGAGA TATGTTGTGGGCCAGTACCAGAAGATCTTCCGCGGCGTTGACCAGCAGGATTCACACGAATTCCTCACCATCCTGATGGACTGGCTGCACTCGGATCTCCAGACCCTACATGTGCCCCGTCAGCGTGAGATGATCAGTGCGTCGGAGAAGGCTTGGCTGGAATTTACCAAGGCGAAGGAGAGCATGATTCTGCATTTATTCTACGGCCAAATGAAGAGCACTGTCAAGTGTGTGGCCTGTCATAAGGAGTCGGCCACGTACGAGAGCTTTTCTAATCTCAGTTTGGAGCTGCCGCCCAACTCGAATGTCTGCCAGCTGAACCAGTGCATGGACATGTACTTTAGTGGAGAACGGATCCATGGCTGGAATTGTCCTAATTGTAAAACCAAAAGAGATGCCATCAAGAAGCTGGATATATCTAAACTGCCACCTGTGATGGTGGTGCATCTGAAGCG GTTCTATGCGGACCCCAGTAATTCCGGCGCCTACATGAAGAAGCAAAATTACCTGCGCTTCCCTCTGGAGAACCTGGACATGAATCCCTACATAGCACGGGCGGAATCGCGGGCGGTAACGCCCAAGACCTACCAGTTATACGCCGTATCCAATCACTACGGCACTATGGAAGGCGGCCACTATACTGCCTTTTGCAAGAGCGCCAACTACGGAAAGTGGTTCAAGTTCGACGATCAGGTCGTCTCAGCGCTGGACTCCTCGAACGTTGTTTCCAGCGCTGCCTACATTCTCTTCTACACGTGGCTGCCCCCTATGCAGGTGTCACTGTAG
- the LOC122619753 gene encoding ubiquitin carboxyl-terminal hydrolase 8 isoform X2, whose protein sequence is MICVAGVKLQLPTAPPTYSIYSSIFPLRRGRGLTGLKNLGNTCYMNSILQCLSNTPQLTEYCISDKYKNYISRSNKTNGQVIEEVAALIKELWNGQYKCVASRDLRYVVGQYQKIFRGVDQQDSHEFLTILMDWLHSDLQTLHVPRQREMISASEKAWLEFTKAKESMILHLFYGQMKSTVKCVACHKESATYESFSNLSLELPPNSNVCQLNQCMDMYFSGERIHGWNCPNCKTKRDAIKKLDISKLPPVMVVHLKRFYADPSNSGAYMKKQNYLRFPLENLDMNPYIARAESRAVTPKTYQLYAVSNHYGTMEGGHYTAFCKSANYGKWFKFDDQVVSALDSSNVVSSAAYILFYTWLPPMQVSL, encoded by the exons ATGATTTGTGTGGCGGGCGTGAAGCTCCAGCTGCCAACAGCTCCGCCCACCTACAGTATTTATAGCTCCATCTTCCCGCTGAGACGA GGTCGTGGCCTGACTGGTTTGAAGAATCTGGGCAACACCTGCTATATGAACAGCATACTGCAGTGCCTCAGCAACACGCCTCAGTTGACGGAGTACTGCATCTCGGACAAATACAAGAATTACATCAGCAGAAGCAACAAGACCAATGGGCAAGTGATCGAGGAGGTGGCTGCACTCATCAAAGAGCTTTGGAATGGACAGTACAAGTGTGTGGCTAGCCGAGACTTGAGA TATGTTGTGGGCCAGTACCAGAAGATCTTCCGCGGCGTTGACCAGCAGGATTCACACGAATTCCTCACCATCCTGATGGACTGGCTGCACTCGGATCTCCAGACCCTACATGTGCCCCGTCAGCGTGAGATGATCAGTGCGTCGGAGAAGGCTTGGCTGGAATTTACCAAGGCGAAGGAGAGCATGATTCTGCATTTATTCTACGGCCAAATGAAGAGCACTGTCAAGTGTGTGGCCTGTCATAAGGAGTCGGCCACGTACGAGAGCTTTTCTAATCTCAGTTTGGAGCTGCCGCCCAACTCGAATGTCTGCCAGCTGAACCAGTGCATGGACATGTACTTTAGTGGAGAACGGATCCATGGCTGGAATTGTCCTAATTGTAAAACCAAAAGAGATGCCATCAAGAAGCTGGATATATCTAAACTGCCACCTGTGATGGTGGTGCATCTGAAGCG GTTCTATGCGGACCCCAGTAATTCCGGCGCCTACATGAAGAAGCAAAATTACCTGCGCTTCCCTCTGGAGAACCTGGACATGAATCCCTACATAGCACGGGCGGAATCGCGGGCGGTAACGCCCAAGACCTACCAGTTATACGCCGTATCCAATCACTACGGCACTATGGAAGGCGGCCACTATACTGCCTTTTGCAAGAGCGCCAACTACGGAAAGTGGTTCAAGTTCGACGATCAGGTCGTCTCAGCGCTGGACTCCTCGAACGTTGTTTCCAGCGCTGCCTACATTCTCTTCTACACGTGGCTGCCCCCTATGCAGGTGTCACTGTAG